The DNA window CGAAAAAGATTTCACCGCGCATGCCGAGCTCAAAGCTATCCAGGAGGCCTGTCGCAATTTAGGGACGTCCGACCTCGATGGCTGCGAGTTGTATACCACTGCGGAGCCCTGCTTCATGTGTTCGTTCGTGATTCGCAGCGCCCATCTTTCCAGGGTAGTCATGGGAAAGGCCGTGCCGCACGTTGGCGGCGTCAGCTCCAAGCATCCCATTCTGATTGATGCTGGCATTCCCAACTGGCCGCA is part of the Acidobacteriota bacterium genome and encodes:
- a CDS encoding nucleoside deaminase: EKDFTAHAELKAIQEACRNLGTSDLDGCELYTTAEPCFMCSFVIRSAHLSRVVMGKAVPHVGGVSSKHPILIDAGIPNWPQPPVVVTGVLEKECNELYIH